From Penicillium psychrofluorescens genome assembly, chromosome: 1, one genomic window encodes:
- a CDS encoding uncharacterized protein (ID:PFLUO_000094-T1.cds;~source:funannotate) codes for MAPILLEAESPNSHPIVAPVKASPSKPSKTAVDLALQARPLQLLRLVEALDAPSVVKDEHPDTQIQRMIQLAWIITIRAFASSATFYIAEQYQQGRSFVGETSPAHAGSAAQIHVDPQETVQDLFAQKVSNLAQVSGPSQTTNGDAAQYGKDVDYNATLSYQRMPAKRMSSDLKLCVGRCQVCCSQGMAIPVEPEPTPPKHEFNGLHLEICYTPDDRLHARLDLSRSSVEMELALSLLHSFNQALSSVDGSSVQSIKGVELCAPHDRDRIAQFTRVVAPAQNSLLHDLCLRHAATTPDAPAIRSWDGDLTYRELNDLASRLAHWLASHGVKPGFFVACAFYKSTWTIVARLAILMAGGAYICVDAKDPPSYLQSALERTKIQIILTSVGYADNFAKLVGTQFEVSKESLQALPSLPGVPCANVLPTDPCTVLFTSGSTGKPKGIVQEHRSYASALTDYIRVFGMGSHTRMFQFDAYAFDISNNDFLSTLIAGGCCCVPTTSLSMDALMGDLNTLQANMMFVTPSVAIDMDPALVPTLQVMCIGGEPVSDAVLAKWLDHVKVFNQYGMGEVASLCCYNNNLQMGRGAVVGRPASGAIWIVNPDLPDQLMPIGAVGEVLVEGPHISRGYLDHVSGKSENFLTTSPAWMTQLHPERPQHKFYRSGDLGRYNHDGTVELIGRKDSMLKLDGARVEAGQVEYVIRRNLSDGDAAIVDVLGAVDGVSDPILAAYIYLGCNPMNLEHGPVEDMQFRAVTDRHAVHALTESLGEAIRQSLPMYYIPSLYLLVDRVPRTKSKKTDRRKLHMLGQEYYMANREALKGVIVWPDWESAD; via the coding sequence ATGGCCCCCATCTTGTTAGAAGCCGAGTCCCCCAATTCACATCCCATTGTCGCCCCGGTCAAGGCATCTCCAAGCAAACCGAGTAAAACAGCGGTTGACCTCGCTCTTCAGGCACGTCCCCTACAGCTGCTGCGACTTGTTGAGGCACTCGATGCTCCCTCGGTGGTCAAGGACGAACATCCCGACACTCAAATTCAGCGCATGATTCAATTGGCCTGGATCATCACTATCCGTGCCTTTGCTTCGTCGGCCACTTTCTACATTGCCGAACAGTACCAGCAAGGCCGCTCTTTTGTCGGCGAGACTAGTCCGGCTCATGCCGGATCAGCTGCGCAGATTCATGTCGACCCTCAGGAAACAGTGCAAGATCTTTTCGCACAGAAAGTCAGCAACTTGGCGCAGGTCTCTGGGCCATCGCAGACTACGAATGGTGATGCTGCTCAATATGGCAAAGATGTGGACTATAATGCCACTCTCTCATATCAGAGAATGCCGGCGAAGCGTATGTCCTCGGACCTGAAGCTTTGTGTCGGTCGCTGTCAGGTCTGTTGCTCTCAAGGCATGGCCATCCCAGTCGAGCCTGAGCCCACGCCCCCGAAACATGAATTCAATGGGCTTCATTTAGAAATTTGCTACACACCCGACGACCGGTTACATGCCCGACTGGACCTAAGCAGGTCTTCAGTTGAAATGGAATTGGCACTGAGCTTGCTTCACAGCTTTAACCAGGCGCTTTCCTCCGTCGATGGTTCCTCCGTGCAGTCTATCAAAGGCGTGGAATTATGTGCACCCCATGATCGAGATCGGATTGCCCAGTTTACCCGCGTAGTTGCACCGGCACAGAACTCGCTATTACACGATTTATGTCTTCGGCATGCAGCAACAACTCCCGATGCACCGGCAATTCGATCATGGGATGGCGATCTCACTTACCGGGAACTCAACGATCTGGCATCCCGCCTAGCCCATTGGCTTGCTAGCCATGGGGTGAAACCTGGATTCTTTGTGGCATGCGCCTTCTACAAGTCTACATGGACTATCGTCGCTCGACTGGCCATTCTGATGGCAGGAGGTGCATATATTTGCGTTGATGCAAAAGATCCACCTTCATATCTGCAGTCGGCTTTGGAGCGCACGAAGATCCAGATCATTTTAACCTCAGTTGGCTATGCGGACAACTTTGCCAAGTTGGTGGGAACGCAGTTTGAAGTGAGCAAGGAGTCTCTGCAGGCTCTGCCATCTCTTCCAGGGGTTCCCTGTGCCAATGTCCTGCCCACTGACCCCTGCACCGTTCTGTTCACCTCGGGAAGCACAGGCAAGCCCAAAGGCATTGTCCAAGAACATCGGAGCTATGCATCCGCGCTGACGGACTACATTCGTGTGTTTGGCATGGGGTCCCATACCCGCATGTTTCAGTTCGACGCCTACGCTTTCGACATCAGCAACAACGACTTCTTGTCCACCCTCATTGCgggtggctgctgctgtgtACCCACAACATCCCTCTCGATGGACGCCTTGATGGGCGATTTGAACACTCTTCAGGCCAACATGATGTTTGTAACACCCTCTGTGGCTATCGATATGGATCCCGCCCTGGTGCCAACTTTGCAGGTGATGTGTATTGGCGGAGAACCTGTCTCGGACGCGGTACTGGCCAAATGGTTGGATCATGTGAAAGTATTCAACCAGTACGGCATGGGTGAGGTCGCATCGCTCTGCTGCTATAACAATAATCTCCAGATGGGCCGTGGAGCCGTGGTCGGGCGCCCGGCTAGTGGAGCGATCTGGATCGTCAACCCGGATCTGCCTGACCAGCTTATGCCGATCGGTGCTGTGGGTGAAGTCCTAGTGGAAGGCCCACACATCTCTCGCGGATATCTGGATCATGTCTCTGGGAAGTCCGAAAATTTCCTCACTACTTCGCCGGCCTGGATGACCCAGTTGCACCCAGAACGCCCGCAACATAAATTCTATCGTTCAGGCGATCTCGGTAGATACAATCACGACGGAACGGTCGAGCTGATTGGCCGGAAGGACTCAATGTTGAAGCTCGACGGGGCGAGGGTCGAGGCTGGTCAGGTCGAATACGTTATTCGACGGAACCTCTCCGATGGCGACGCCGCTATTGTGGACGTGCTCGGGGCTGTGGACGGCGTCAGCGATCCCATCCTAGCAGCCTACATCTATCTGGGATGCAACCCAATGAATCTCGAACACGGGCCTGTAGAGGATATGCAGTTCCGTGCCGTCACAGATCGCCATGCCGTGCATGCGCTCACCGAATCGCTGGGCGAGGCCATCCGCCAGAGTCTACCGATGTACTACATCCCCAGTCTCTACTTACTCGTCGACCGTGTGCCACGCaccaagtcgaagaagacAGATCGTCGCAAGCTGCACATGCTTGGCCAAGAGTACTACATGGCGAATAGGGAAGCCCTAAAGGGTGTTATTGTGTGGCCTGACTGGGAGTCGGCGGACTGA
- a CDS encoding uncharacterized protein (ID:PFLUO_000095-T1.cds;~source:funannotate): protein MGFLYSQFLVTPSYPKQSFADQTAIVTGANVGLGLEAARHLARLGAAKVILGVRDVAAGEDAKKSIESSTGRPGVCEVWEVDLASYKSVLAFGERAAKLPRLDKAILNAGVATDKFQTAEGLERTITVNVVSTLLLGLLLLKKLKATRREVPSSEPKLSFVVSEVHGWVNFPEWKEDNILATISDPAKAKMNERYPLSKLLEVLLVQELAGRTRGKEVIINQINPGLCHSQLGRDAGWQLWLLKAVIARSTEVGSRTLVAGATAGMDSHGAYMTDGCVENTAFSPFVRSDEGYQARQKLWKEVSDIFEGIQPGIMQDLE from the coding sequence ATGGGTTTTCTGTATTCGCAATTCTTGGTCACCCCGTCCTACCCCAAGCAGTCTTTCGCCGACCAGACTGCCATCGTCACTGGGGCCAACGTGGGCCTAGGACTGGAGGCGGCGCGACACCTAGCCCGGCTTGGGGCGGCGAAGGTCATTCTAGGGGTCCGCGAtgtggctgctggcgaagACGCCAAAAAATCGATTGAATCGTCCACCGGTAGACCGGGAGTCTGTGAAGTGTGGGAGGTCGACCTGGCTTCATACAAGTCCGTACTCGCCTTCGGTGAACGGGCTGCGAAGCTGCCGCGTCTGGATAAAGCTATCCTCAACGCCGGCGTAGCCACAGATAAATTCCAGACTGCTGAGGGCCTCGAGCGTACTATTACTGTCAACGTTGTTAGCACGCTCCTGCttgggctgctgctcctcaaAAAATTGAAGGCTACCCGGCGTGAGGTGCCTTCTTCCGAACCCAAGCTCAGCTTCGTGGTCAGCGAAGTGCATGGCTGGGTCAACTTTCCCGAATGGAAAGAGGATAACATCCTTGCAACCATAAGCGATCCCGCCAAAGCTAAGATGAATGAGCGCTACCCGTTATCAAAACTGCTCGAGGTCTTACTGGTTCAGGAACTGGCTGGCCGAACTCGCGGGAAGGAGGTGATCATCAACCAGATCAACCCTGGTCTCTGCCACTCACAATTGGGACGCGATGCTGGTTGGCAATTGTGGCTGCTGAAGGCCGTGATAGCGCGGTCAACCGAGGTGGGCAGCCGGACTTTAGTCGCCGGCGCAACTGCAGGAATGGACAGCCATGGTGCTTATATGACTGATGGATGCGTTGAGAACACCGCATTTTCGCCATTCGTTCGCAGCGATGAGGGCTACCAGGCGCGGCAGAAACTATGGAAGGAGGTGTCGGATATTTTCGAAGGGATCCAGCCGGGGATCATGCAGGACCTGGAGTGA